The following proteins are encoded in a genomic region of Nonomuraea muscovyensis:
- a CDS encoding TioE family transcriptional regulator, with protein MRPVDLAREHGLSTQAIRNYEDAGILPAAERTVHGYRTYTPLHAQALRAFLALVPGHGHQTATSIMQAVNRGAAQDALRLIDESHGQLLDDRRTLQAVEAALGDLAPVPQERGDTFIGPLARRLGIRPATLRKWENAGVVRPRRDPQTGYRIYSAADVRDVRLAHQLRRGGYLLEQIAPLIAQVRSAGGVTPLESTLRDWQARLSARGRAMLKGAADLDAYLCAREP; from the coding sequence ATGAGGCCAGTGGACCTGGCGCGCGAGCACGGCCTGTCCACCCAGGCGATCAGGAACTACGAGGACGCCGGCATCCTGCCCGCCGCCGAACGCACCGTCCACGGCTATCGCACCTATACGCCGCTGCACGCGCAAGCCCTGCGCGCGTTCCTCGCCCTCGTGCCCGGGCACGGTCACCAGACGGCCACGTCGATCATGCAGGCGGTCAACCGGGGTGCCGCCCAGGACGCGCTGCGGCTCATCGACGAGAGTCACGGCCAACTCCTCGACGACCGCCGCACCCTCCAGGCCGTCGAAGCCGCGCTCGGCGATCTGGCGCCCGTGCCGCAGGAGCGCGGCGACACGTTCATCGGCCCCCTGGCCAGGAGGCTCGGCATCCGCCCCGCCACCCTGCGCAAATGGGAGAACGCCGGGGTGGTCCGGCCGCGCCGCGATCCGCAGACGGGCTACCGGATATACAGCGCGGCCGACGTACGGGACGTCCGGCTGGCCCACCAGCTCAGGCGTGGCGGCTACCTGCTGGAGCAGATCGCCCCGCTGATCGCTCAGGTCCGCTCCGCCGGAGGCGTCACCCCGCTGGAGTCGACCCTGCGCGACTGGCAGGCCCGCCTGTCCGCCCGGGGTCGCGCCATGCTCAAGGGCGCCGCCGACCTGGACGCGTACCTCTGCGCACGCGAACCCTGA